Proteins found in one Lycium ferocissimum isolate CSIRO_LF1 chromosome 6, AGI_CSIRO_Lferr_CH_V1, whole genome shotgun sequence genomic segment:
- the LOC132059358 gene encoding disease resistance protein Roq1-like: protein MTQRSSDKNEAKVIQEIVKVVEREVTIIKSTEIMHLRAVEFHMKRLGCLRIGFDENVRVIGMWGAPRTGKTATAKAIFDMFSHHFEGAVFLPTIGEVTKEHDLVYLQNDLIKETFNYHVQANDIFEGTTLIREKLQSKKVLVVLDGVDHVNQIRALAGYHDWFGKGSRIFVTTRDKNVLLQHKMDAIYEVKLQVRNEALQLLHRVTKLAEENTGVHIFSILAREFILLQVRLFLVEFLWRIVHDNFS, encoded by the exons ATGACGCAGCGTTCATCCGATAA GAATGAAGCGAAGGTCATCCAAGAAATTGTTAAAGTGGTTGAGAGGGAGGTGACAATCATCAAATCAACTGAAATAATGCATCTCAGGGCAGTGGAATTTCACATGAAAAGGCTAGGATGTTTAAGGATAGGATTTGATGAAAATGTTCGTGTTATTGGGATGTGGGGAGCCCCAAGAACGGGAAAGACTGCAACTGCAAAAGCCATTTTTGACATGTTTTCACACCACTTTGAAGGTGCAGTGTTTCTTCCAACTATTGGGGAAGTTACAAAGGAACATGACCTTGTATATTTGCAAAATGACCTCATCAAAGAAACCTTCAATTATCATGTTCAGGCTAATGACATATTTGAGGGAACCACCTTGATAAGAGAAAAACTTCAATCTAAGAAGGTCCTCGTTGTTCTTGATGGAGTTGATCATGTGAACCAGATACGTGCTTTGGCTGGTTATCATGATTGGTTTGGTAAAGGTAGTAGAATTTTTGTCACAACTAGGGACAAGAATGTGCTGCTACAACATAAAATGGATGCAATTTACGAGGTCAAATTACAAGTGAGAAATGAAGCCCTTCAGCTATTACATAGAGTAACCAAATTGGCTGAGGAAAATACAGGCGTCCACATTTTTAGCATCCTAGCCAGAGAATTCATACTTCTTCAAGTAAGGCTATTCCTTGTGGAATTTCTGTGGAGGATCGTTCATGATAACTTCTCATAA